Below is a genomic region from Candidatus Margulisiibacteriota bacterium.
TGGCCAGAACTAGTTTGGGCATTGACTGATTATAACACAGCATTCTCACCGTACCCGTCTAATATAGATCAGCGAATAATAGGCCGGCATGTTGTAGGCGTTCGTGTCCGTGGCGGAACTGTTGTCATTGCTGGTTGTTCCAGAATGAGTGTGCGTTGCGTCTAGAGAAATACCTTTGTATCCGGACACGCCTGTTTTGGTTTCTCCATATGCTGGATCGTGTAATACACTTGCCGCAGAACTTCTGGATAAAATTCCTAAAGCAGAATCATGACTCACACCACCATTACTAGCCCCATCGATGATTACAAAAGTTGTAAAACTCCCTGTTAGGGTTTTGCTGGTGGAAGATGTTGTAAACCCATGCGTGTGCTTCGGCAGCATAGCGGCGGTCAAGGCATTGCTGCCGCCGATATTCGCCAGACCGCCCTTGCCCTTGATAAATTTATCTTCCAGATCAGGGGTTAGGCCATTATTGTAATTTGTTCTATTGCAGGAATACCAGCCGAACAATGTAACATTATCTTGCCAGCTCGTCCCGTCGTACATCAGTATAGTGCCTATCGGCAGGCTGTCCTGTTTGCCGCTGAACGCATTAGCTATAGCCTGAACTTCGCTTGCCATTAAGTCCAGAGCGTCATGTACCGCTTTGGTTGAAGGATACTCCGTGGAGTTGCTGTTGCTCAAAGTATCTTTTTTATTGTTCACATTTTCTTTGGTATTCAACGCCGCAGTCATGCCCGCCGCCGAAAGCTGTTCGCCTTTCTTAATAAAATACGGCGCCTCTTCAAATTTGTCATTGTAATTATTGGTGACCATAAAAATACCCCCTTGTGTTTGATGCCATAATTATAGCACATTTTATAGCAAAATGCTACTAAATTTTATCTGACAATACTATAAAGATAATCCCTTGAAATGGATATATTGATTTAGAAAGGTTGTGTGTCCATGGACATGGAAAAAGACGTGACGGACAAAGAATTAAAACGCCTGATCAGCCAGAAATTAAAACAGCTGCGGAAAAAAAGCGGTAAAACTATTGAAGAAACCGCGCAGGATTTGGATCTGGATTATTCGATATTTTACAATCTCTACAATGGCCGGCGGCTGCCCCGCCTGACGACGCTGGTCAAACTGAGCCGCCGCTATGGTTTGCCGATAGAATATTGGTTTAAGGATTTGGCCAAAATGCCGCCGAAAAATACGGCTTGGGCGGAACGCCGCGCCGCGGAATTTAACCTGCTCAAAAATTTTAACCGTTTGGACGGGCCGACCCGACAGGTAATGTCCCGCGTTTTGCAAAAACTCGGCAAAGGGCGGGGTTAATTTTCATTTTTAATAGATAGGTGTATTATACGCCGATATTTATTTTATTTGGAGCGGCGGACGAAGGAGCTTTTATGCGTTCGGACAATGTCAAACAGGGCCCGGCTCGGGCGGCGCACCGCGCTTTGCTGCGCGCGACGGGGCTGCGGGACGGGGATTTTCGCAAGCCGTTCATCGGCGTGGCCAATGCTTACACTAATATTATCCCCGGGCATCTGCATTTAAATAAATTGGCCGAGGCGGTCAAAACGGAGATCGTCCAGGCCGGCGGCGTGCCTTTGGAGTTCGGCGTGATCGGCGTCTGTGACGGCATCGCCATGGGGCATGAGGGCATGAAATATTCGCTGGGCTCGCGGGAATTGATCGCGGACTCGGTTGAGACCATGGGGCAGGCGCATTGCTTTGACGCCATAGTTCTCCTGCCCAATTGCGACAAGATCGTGCCGGGCATGATCATGGGCGCCTGCCGCCTCAATATTCCGACGATAGTTTTATCCGGCGGGCCGATGCTGGCCGGTGAGCGCAACGGCCAAAAATTAGACTTGAATTCCGTATTTGAAGCGGTCGGCCGGTTTAATCAAGGGCTGATTTCGGCAGAGGAATTTCACGCTATTGAGTGCGCGGCCTGCCCCGGGCCGGGTTCCTGCTCGGGCATGTTCACGGCCAATTCCATGAACTGTTTGTGCGAAGCTCTGGGTCTGGCTCTGCCGGGCAACGGCACGATACCGGCGGTGGATCCGCGGCGCGTCGATCTGGCGCGCCAGGCCGGAAAACAAATTGTGGAGCTGGTCAAAAAAGATCTGAAGATCCGCGACATCCTCAAAAAAGAAGCGTTCGATAACGCGCTGGCGCTGGATATGGCGCTCGGCTGCTCGACAAACTCCGCGCTGCATCTGCCGGCCATCGCCTACGAGGCTGGCCTGGAGATCACTTTGCGCCTGATCAATGAGGTTTCGGAAAAAGTCGCGCATCTCTGCGATCTGGCGCCAGCTGGCCCAGACCATCTGGAAGACCTTGACCGCGCGGGCGGCGTCATGGCCGTGCTGAATGAACTGGATAAAAAAAGCATTTTGCAGAGAGATCTGCCGACCGTGACCGGACGATCTATTGCTGAAAATTATAAAAACCATCCGGTATTGGAGCATAAAGTTATCGCGCCGATCGACAAACCCTATCATGACAAAGGCGGGCTGGCCGCGCTTTTCGGCAATATTGCCCGTGACGGCGCGGTCGTGAAACAATCGGCTGTCGCTCCCGCGATGCTCAAACACAGCGGCCCGGCAAAAGTATTTGACAGCGAGGATGCGGCTTATCAGGCGATCACCGGCGGCAAGATCGTCAAAGGCGATGTGGTGGTGATCCGTTACGAGGGTCCTCAGGGCGGTCCGGGTATGCGCGAAATGCTGCTGCCGACTTCGACGATCGCCGGTATGGGGCTGGATAAAGATGTGGCGCTGATCACCGACGGCCGGTTTTCCGGCGCGACGCGCGGCGCGTCCATCGGCCATATTTCTCCCGAAGCTATGGCTGGTGGCGAGATCGCTTTGCTCAAAGACGGCGATATTATTGAGATCGATATTCCGCAGAAAACGCTCAACGCGCGGATTTCCGCGCCGGAAATGGAGCGGCGCCGCCAGGCCTGGCAAAAACCAGAGCCGAAAATCAAGACCGGCTATCTGGCGCGCTATGCCAAGCTGGTAACTTCGGCCAATTTAGGCGCGGTCGTGCAATAAATGTCTCTGGGGGTAAAAATATTCCGCGGCGGAGAAGATCTGCCATCCGCGATCGGACAGCTGGAAAAAGAAGCCGCGGTCGATAAAACCTATGTGCTGTACACCGGCAATGAAATTGTCGGCTGGACACAAATTCTGAAACAGGATACCGGACAATACGAATTGGGTTATTTGGAGATTTTGCCCAAATACCGCGGTAAAAAATACGGCCGCGCGCTGGCGCGTTTTGCCCTGTATGAAAATGCGGCGCGGGAAATTTACGCGCTGACTATTATTCCGGAGTTTTTTGAAAAGCTCGGTTTTGTCCGCGCGGCTTATCCGCCGTTCGTCGACCACAGCTCTCCAGAGTGTCAGGCCTGTGAGCCGGCGCGCTGCGTGGCTTTGCTTTTTACCAAACCGGCTGATCTGGTGCGGTATGGCGCCGAGCAAAAACTCCTGCGGAAATATGAGCAGGATATTATTACCGGCCGTAATTTTATGGGCAGCGAGTTCTCCGCGGCCAATGAAAAAACCTGGACCTACGCCGAGAACATTTATTTTTTGGAGATCGATAATTTTTTGTTTCTGGTGGCCTATCCTCTAGCCGAAGAACCTTTTGGCGTGGTCTGCCCGTACCGCAGTATTCCCGATACCGCGCTGGATAAATATTTTGCCCGTCTGCGCGAGCTGAACATTCACCAGCTGGCTTATGTGAACGCGCAGATCTGCCGCCTGCTGCATAAATATTCCGGCGCGCCGCGGCTGAGATTTCAGGAAGACCGCGCTAATTTTGATTATCTGTACAAAGTCAGTGATTTTGCGGCCTACGCCGGCGCGCGTTTTGCCGATAAACGCAACCGCTTGAAAAAATTTCTGCGCAATAATTCTCCCGCGGAGATAATTTCGTACCGGCCGGAATTAAAAGAAATGTTTTTGAGTTTTGCCGAAAAAAAACTGACCGCCATGCAAGTCGGCGTGATTTCCGCGGAGGTTTTAAAGCTGGGGCTGGCGCAAGATCTTTATCAAGGCTTTCTGGTCAAGATCGGCCGCGCGGAGATCGGTCTGC
It encodes:
- a CDS encoding GNAT family N-acetyltransferase gives rise to the protein MSLGVKIFRGGEDLPSAIGQLEKEAAVDKTYVLYTGNEIVGWTQILKQDTGQYELGYLEILPKYRGKKYGRALARFALYENAAREIYALTIIPEFFEKLGFVRAAYPPFVDHSSPECQACEPARCVALLFTKPADLVRYGAEQKLLRKYEQDIITGRNFMGSEFSAANEKTWTYAENIYFLEIDNFLFLVAYPLAEEPFGVVCPYRSIPDTALDKYFARLRELNIHQLAYVNAQICRLLHKYSGAPRLRFQEDRANFDYLYKVSDFAAYAGARFADKRNRLKKFLRNNSPAEIISYRPELKEMFLSFAEKKLTAMQVGVISAEVLKLGLAQDLYQGFLVKIGRAEIGLLLYSELNPRTAIVHFELIDESYDGIAQFMNNYLGQALSGKYTFINREQDLGLTGLRQSKLSYNPYRLVKKYAVEFCIL
- a CDS encoding helix-turn-helix transcriptional regulator — protein: MDMEKDVTDKELKRLISQKLKQLRKKSGKTIEETAQDLDLDYSIFYNLYNGRRLPRLTTLVKLSRRYGLPIEYWFKDLAKMPPKNTAWAERRAAEFNLLKNFNRLDGPTRQVMSRVLQKLGKGRG
- the ilvD gene encoding dihydroxy-acid dehydratase — its product is MRSDNVKQGPARAAHRALLRATGLRDGDFRKPFIGVANAYTNIIPGHLHLNKLAEAVKTEIVQAGGVPLEFGVIGVCDGIAMGHEGMKYSLGSRELIADSVETMGQAHCFDAIVLLPNCDKIVPGMIMGACRLNIPTIVLSGGPMLAGERNGQKLDLNSVFEAVGRFNQGLISAEEFHAIECAACPGPGSCSGMFTANSMNCLCEALGLALPGNGTIPAVDPRRVDLARQAGKQIVELVKKDLKIRDILKKEAFDNALALDMALGCSTNSALHLPAIAYEAGLEITLRLINEVSEKVAHLCDLAPAGPDHLEDLDRAGGVMAVLNELDKKSILQRDLPTVTGRSIAENYKNHPVLEHKVIAPIDKPYHDKGGLAALFGNIARDGAVVKQSAVAPAMLKHSGPAKVFDSEDAAYQAITGGKIVKGDVVVIRYEGPQGGPGMREMLLPTSTIAGMGLDKDVALITDGRFSGATRGASIGHISPEAMAGGEIALLKDGDIIEIDIPQKTLNARISAPEMERRRQAWQKPEPKIKTGYLARYAKLVTSANLGAVVQ